Genomic window (Paenibacillus sp. 37):
AAGTCATGCAGATCGGGTTTGCGTAAAGTCGTTAGTGCTTTACCCATCAGCACGATACCTTTCTGATTCCCCTCTACGTTATTGTGGTAGTCCGGATATCTGGTCAGTGCCAGGTCTGTCCAGATGACGGTGCGTTCGACCAGATCCATAATGACAGGGATCGCAATCTGCGTATCCGCTGTAATATCGATTTTGTTCGCTACGGTAGACGGTTCGAAAATCTCGCCAGACCCCGGCTTCTTCCTCATCATCCAGCCCACAAAACATTCGGGCAGATCACAATACGGATGACTTGTAAACGAAAGCAGTGTCGCCACCACATATCGTCCACCAAAAGCCACGATGGATGGAATATGCAGATCAATAAACTCACTTGCTCCGTTAGGTGCAGTCACGATATCTCCGCTATGGACAGCCTTATAGTTAGAGGATCGCAGATTCGTATAGGAAATATGCTCCACATAGTTCCAGTCCTTATCATACATCACCGCAGACAAGTCAATGTCCACGCGCCCTGTAGACTTTCCATCCACGTCCCCCTCTTTCCACCAGTTGAAGAAACGAATGGTATCACCCTCTGCCATCGGCACACGGCTTCCACGAACGATGGTATGCAGAGCCTTGCTCGCTGATCTCTGGGAAAAGGGTACCAGATAATCATGAAGCTGTGGATCGACATAGGTCTTCCCAAGCGGGGAAAGGTTTGCGAATCGCTCTACCAGCGCCTGCTCGCATAATTGCACGACATCTTGACACGTGCCTTCATCGATCTCTGGCAGCTCATTCGGAACAGCAAAAGCTTTGGCTACATTGCCTTTCGGGAAGAAGACACGCAGATCCTGCCGTTCATTACGCTGCGCAAAATGCTGTCTCACCTGCAATAACACTGGGGTAGAGACTTGCTCCAATACCTCACCAAAGGCCAGCAGGACATACGCTTCATCTTCGGTCATACGCAACATGTGATCCAGTCTTCTCGCGAATTCACCTGGACGCTGTGACAACAGATCGATCAGACTCCAGACATTCCGATATTGGAAGGCAAGCTCCACACTTCCGTTGAAGGTCGAATACGGTTTATTATTACGCAAAATATCAAAAGCCTCTTCGCATCGTGGATACCGAAGCTTATATTCCGAAGGATGCAGAATTTCGCCGAGACGAATCCAGCGATCTTTATAACGCAGCATATCCTCCGTGATGGAGCCACATTGCTCCAATAATCCGAGCAAAAGGCGTCTCTCACGGCGTTTAAATTTTCGGAAGGGAGAAGCCGCAGCGAGGCTGACATCACCATTCGACCAGGCAACAGCCAGACGCAGGACATCACTTGCCGTTTTGAAATACGGACCGATTCGGTCGATGTTCGCCTTTTCATGCTTCAACAGCGAGGCAACCACAAAGCCTACATTTTCTTTGAACGGAATCTCAGCGGGTAATAGCGCATCCACGTCTTCCGGGTCTGCGTGCTCCAATACCGTGTCGATATCCGCCTTGTCTGTTTCAGAGATGGAACCTTTTGCTTCAATGATCTGACGGATTAGCGCCTGGAATGCTTGTTTGTTTCCCAAACCAATGACTTTCAAGTCCGTCTTCTCCAGCAAAGGCATTCGCTCCACAGATGGTTGATCCGAATAGACCACAGTCAGGTTGGTCAGATAATGAATAATTGCATTAAGGTATAACTCCGCTTCATCCGCTTGCATCACCTGCATTGGGAATCCTGCATACATCGGTGTGTACTTCACATGTGCGCCGACCATGACTCTCAGATCCGCCACAAGTTGATGATATACTGCTTCAAACTGTTCCATGGACAGCTGTCTCATCGCCTGCATTAGCTCATCCGAGAAGGTGTATCCGAGTGCTTCAATATTTTTGAGGGCAGTCGCCAGGTGTGTCTTCGGCAACTGTTGTTTCCCTTCGTTTGATTCAATAATGAGTTTGTTCGCTCTGCGCAAATAAATCGTATTGTCCATGATAAAAGAGTCCAGGAAAGCCACATCCCTATATAACGTGAAAGGTTAGGGTTAGAAGGAAGGAATATGATAGCCTGGACGCCTCCTCTCTGATAATGAAATCTTCAGGAGAGCTGCGACCCTATGATCTCCAATGATGTAGAAGGAAGGATCGCAATAGCCTGAAGGCCAGCGATTCGAAGTTCGTCACCCGAACCTCTGGTGAACCCATCATCTCAGATTCCACGATATGCCAACAGGGCGAAAGTATTACGACACCCCATTGAAATTCTTTTTTATATCCACCAAAAGATATATGTGGTTTATGATCTTTCCCAAATCCAGGGGGAGTGCTCAAAATTGTGTCGAATATAACGAAGAAGAACCCTAGAGAATGATGCAGAAACGAGGTTAGGACGATGGAACTTCAAAAATTATATTCTGATTATATACGGCTCAAATTCAATTGTGGAGTTAAGCCTGCGCCTTCGTGCACAGATTATATGGAGTATGGTTTGTATGAGGATAATAGTGCCGAACTGTTTATGGTATCCCACCCAGATGAGACATTTACAAGCTGGATGTCGAGACTGCGTCCGAAAGATCCCTATTATGGATCAAGGCCAGACTGGAAGCCGACTCTCTCAGAACCATTTGAACAGCTCGATGTTTATGACGAAATGATTATGTATTATCTGTTATTTACCATCAACACCACGCTGTCGATCAACACGTATAACACCTACAGTGCCATGAATGAATTTATGAAAGGCTATAGCTTCTTCCAATTGTCTCAGCTAAGCGAAATTCCCCAATTCAGCGAGGAACAAAAGCATCTGTTACGTGACTTTTTCTTCTTTTTTTACCTCTATGCACACCCGGTTAATGAAGATACATTATATGCCTGCTCATTCAGCGAACAACACCTTGTACATACGAAGACCGACATTTCATTGGAGGATTATTTTTCGGCATACCATGATCACTACACCTTACTTCGAAATGAATACAGGGAACAAATCGTAATCACTGCTGAAGAGATCCAAGCCTGCAAACGCCTGACGCTGGAACTGCTATATACCATTGAAGGCCGATCTCCCAAGTTAAACATGCCTTCAGAGGAAGGTTTGGAACCAATCATCATGTTAATCAACAACGTGAGTCAGATGTTACAGTTGTATACAGAGGAACCGGAGGCATTATTCCAGATCATGCGGGATTTCCTTATTCAAGCTGAAGGTCACTCCAGTACATACGCTAACCACTGTTTCAAGACACTGCTTCAGAACTATGCTTCATATATCCTGTTTTTCCGATTTGATGAGGTTCAATTGCTGGTAGATGCTTTCAGGCATACCCCGGCTTGGTGCGAAATAATTGTTAGTAAACTGTTCAACGACTCCATCTTCCTTGAAAAGATCATGAGACTACAGCAGGTCAATCTTGACGCTTATCCAGACGTCACTATGTTCTTTAATGAAGAGGCACGAAAGATGATTTTGTAGCAACGATCTGGCCCTACAAAAAAATGCCTAAAAAAGCCTTTGCCGACCCCCAATGTCAGCAAAGGCTTTTCGTTTTAAATTGTTTATTGATCAATCAAGTTGGTTACTTTCAACATTCTTGCAATCAATGCAGTGACCTCAGCACGGGTCATCGTAGTCTTCGGACTCAGAACCTCTGGTCCATTACCTTGGATGATTCCGGCTGCAATCAACTGGGCTACATCTTCTTTCGCCCAATTCGATACATCCGCTGCATCACTATAACGTTCCAGTTCAGCGTTCATCTGATCCGGGCTAATTGCCGCTTCCGGTTCAATCAGACGATACGCACGAGCAACCATGGCAAATCCTTGCTCACGTGTGATCTCCTGATTACCGTAGAAGTTCCCATTATCGTAACCGCGAACGATACCGAATTCATTCGCAAGGGCTACCGCGGAGCGGAACCATGCGGAATCGTTAACGTCAGGGAATAGATTCTGTGGTGCATCCTGACGCATTAAGCCCAGTCCAAGCACAACAATTTCGGCAAACTCGGAACGAGTAACCTGACGGTTCGGTGAGAAGGTGTTATCTCCGTTACCTTGCAGATCTAATCTCGCAGCGATGTTGTTCACATCCGTTTTGCCCCAGTGGGATCTGGCATCTTCAAAATCCTGCGGATTCCAGATGACCGAGTAACTTCCGCTGCTGCGCAAGTCATTAATGAGTGCATAGTAACGACTATCGATCTTCGTGACAACCGTTGGTACATGGAAGATGCTACCGTCCGGGTTAATGATCACGCCTGTGGTAATCCGGTTCGGATCGATACCTTCTGGAAGTGCAATATACTTCGGTGCATAACCGTTCAACTGGCCGGATCTAACTGTCTGTCCATCTTTCGTAAATGTCAGATCCAGATCGACCGGATCCACCAGAAGCTCATACCCTTCGGTTGCAGCCTTGTTTTTCACGCTGCTGATCAAGGCATCCGAAGAACGTGCAATGTCGACATGTACAGCAATATCTTTCATTGCAACGTTGCCCAGTTGCTTGGACACACCGTTCAGGTCCATTTTGCCACCAGGTACCGGATAGATCGCCAACGGATTGCTAATGTTCAATTTGGAACCTTGATCTACTAATTGTTTCAATGTTTCGAGGGTTAAACCATCCACCTTCATATCCCCATCATTCGGCGAATGAATGGCGAACTGCTGACCTGTGCCTTGTGACATGGCAACATTCAACTTGGCTGGATCAACTTGAACCAATGTTTCTTTGTTGTCAGATGGTTTGGATGTAGCAAATGGTTGATGGCTACCATCCCGAGTTGTTTCCAAATTATCCTTCACGGGTGCCGTTGGTGTTGGTACTGGCGCAGGGGCAGGTGTGCTTCCACCGTTACCTCCCGTATTTCCACCGCCATTGTTCCCGCCGCCGTTGTTGCCTCCACCATTGTTACCATTGTCACTGGACGCTCTGGTGATAACCGTAGTGTACTCCGTCTGCAAACCATTCGTATCTGTAACTCTAATGACAATTGTGTTTGAACCTACCTTAAGTGCAAGATCATCACTACTACTGCCGCTCTCCACTTCCTTCCAGATTCCATCATGCAAAATCTCAATTTTGTCTGTAGAATCAGGAGCAGTTGGGTAAATACGTAGATTGTACACATCATTGGTTACCGTTGCTGCGTAGTTGAATTGGTTTGGATCAAATGCTTGGTTCAACGCAATATTTTTCCCAAATGAATCGGTCAGACTCAGCTGTGTCAGTGCTTCTTTTACAATAGTAAATGTTTTCGTTTTCGTAACGGAACGTCCTCCATCCACTGCTGTTACCTCAACGGTATAAGTGCCGGGTGCCAGATCTTCATCCAGATGATAGGACCAGTTTGGATCCCCAGCATTCCAGATCAAACTTCCTGCAACATCAACTACATTTCCATCCGCATCTTTCAACACTGCACTCAGCGTATCTGTATCCGTATGGACCGTACCCGAAACCGTTGGCTTCTTATCTGAAGTACTCCCTGCTGGTTCAGTAATCTTCAGCGCGCTCGCGAATGGGTCTTCCAAATCGAATTGGAAATCATGAACCAATGTCCCTTCTGCTCCCTGGCCTTTTAGATAGCCAGATGTTCCATTGTAAGCAACGTTAACCTTCTCATCACTTGATAATTTAACCGATTCGGGCAAGGTCAAAATCAATTTTGTAGGATCAGATCCGTCGATGACAGCTCCGACAACTTCTACGGTTTGCCCACCTACCGTAACTGTAAATGCACTACTTAGATCCACTTCAGAAACTACTTCGATACTTTTATCAAAATGAATGGATATCGTGCTTTCGCCCTCGATGAAGCTGCCGCTGTCCGCTTTGGGTTGATTCTTGACCAATCCATCGATTGCGTTATCCAATAATCTTAACAGGTCATTTACCTGAGTCTGTGTTACCAAAGGATTGCTCAAAAGTGTCTGTGCCTCTTGGACTTTGGTTTGCAATGCATTCCATGAATCTGTCGTGTAATCACCATTCGATAAAGCTAAGGCTTCTTTCACTTTTTTCGCTAATGACATTGTATTGACTGCGTGAAGAGCCTGATCGAATTCATCAACCTTGAGTCCGGTTAACGCGTCTCTCAACGTGCCACTACCGTCATAGTTAATTGTAATTTCTTCTCCCGATTCAAGCTGAGCTTCCGTCAGAGGGATGGAAATCGTAGATCCATTAGCTATAAATTGACTAAGATTATCATACACGGTACCTCCAACTGTGACGGTGAAACCCTTCAAATCATCCGATTTCACGTCACGATTGAAGGTAAGATTTAGAATTCCATCGTCGTTTACTTGCGATGTTTGCAAATGGGCACCCTTAGGTTCCGGATATGCAGCTGCAAACGTGAAGTAAGAACCGTCCGCAAAGTTGGAACTGTTTAATGTAACCTTTCCATCCGTTACTGGATAAAAGATATCATTATTGTCAAAAGAGTCATCTTGGCTAAGAATGATGTAGCTTGGTGTTACACCTTCAGCATCATCCACTTGAAGTGTGATATCTTGATCATTCCAGTTCGTTTTGTCCACCTGATATGAACGATCCATGATCTTTACACGAAAGCCATCTTTCACGATGGATGCACTTACATAAGATACGGTATCGTTCACGCTCTTGTCTGCAAACATAAAGAAGGAGTTGTTATCCATCGTATTCTCATTGTCGGCATTATCTGAATGAATCGTATCTCCAAGAGCAATGGCTACATTTGAGCCGACTCCTTGTGACTTGGATTGTTTCTGGTCCTGGGCACCCAAGTCATCACGTCCGATCCCGGTAATGCGATTCTTGTAATCTGCCTGGTTCGACGAATTCCAGAAAACCGTACCTTCTTCTCCGTTCCAATCACTGGCAACATAGTTGTCTGCCAGAGTGATTCCGTATTTTAACCCCAAGTAACTGTACACTTTAGTTCTTTCAACGTCCTGTAACTCGCGATTATATAATATCGTTTCCGATATTAGTCCATTAAACCTTCGATTATGCCCTGCTCCGAAGTAGTAACCCGTAGCACTCGTGGCACTATTAAAGTTCGCTGTTCCTGCAGTTGTTTTATCGATTAACTTCGTACTATTTAAATACATCCCAAAATAATTCTCAGTGCGAAGTACATTGAAAATATCTGCTTGCCCTAACTGATACGGGTTACCTGCATTATTTCGAATCAATTCGTCGTTCCCTGCATTGCCAAATGAAGATCTGATTACACTTGTACTGTACGTGTCGGTACTTCCTTGGCCGCCAAAATGCCAAGGGAAACCGCTCGCAGCAGCTCCTTGAATGGAAAATGCCTCACGAGCGACATCCGTTGTATGGAAAGGCTCCCTGACATAGTATCCTTTGTTGCCATCAATTAATATACCGCTGTTAAAGTTAATGGCACCTGTAACTAAGGTGTTAGGATTTACGATACTCCACACATTATCATGTTCTACATTGGGGTCCAGATCTACCAGATCGGTCAAAGAAGTGATTTTACTGCCGTCAGCTGCCAGATTCATACTTTGCTCAACGTCAATCCATGATATGAGTCCATCGCTTACACCACCCGGATATCCCCCTGCGGTAATCGCGGTACTGTTGGATACAGGATTTTCAGTATCTGCATGAGCTTCTATGGCTGGAAACAAAATTGGTGTAGGCAATATACTCGCAACCATCACCAAAGAAAGCACCCTTGACCATACTCTTGTCATTTTGCTGTTGTGCAAATTCTTATTGTTCTTCAAACACTTGTCACACCTTTCGACTAATATCTAATTTTAGCTAAATCATTCTTCTCATAATCCCTTTCAGGATGCTGATTTACTAGATTGTGTTAATTTTGAAATACTTCATTGCTTATTCTACACTGAGCCTCTTACCAAACTCTTACCAAGCTATACGATAATGAATACAAACGATAGCAAGGAGGATATGAGGGTGGATAACCTTTTATCATATCCTCTAGCAGGAGACACATAGAGTTCAGCGGCTCCAACGTCAGTTCAAAAAATAAAAAGCCTTTGCCGACCCCCAATGTCAGCAAAGGCTTTTCGTTTTAAATTGTGTTTATTGATCAATCAGGTTTGTTACTTTCAACATTCTTGCAATCAATGCAGTGACCTCAGCACGGGTCATCGTAGTCTTCGGACTCAGAACCTCTGGTCCATTACCTTGGATGATTCCGGCTGCAATCAACTGGGCTACATCTTCTTTCGCCCAATTCGATACATCCGCTGCATCACTGTAACGTTCCAGTTCAGCGTTCATCTGATCCGGGCTAATTGCCGCTTCCGGTTCAATCAGACGATACGCACGAGCAACCATGGCAAATCCTTGCTCACGTGTGATCTCCTGATTACCGTAGAAGTTCCCATTATCGTAACCGCGAACGATACCGAATTCATTCGCAAGGGCTACCGCGGAGCGGAACCATGCGGAATCGTTAACGTCAGGGAATAGATTCTGTGGTGCATCCTGACGCATTAAGCCCAGTCCAAGCACAACAATCTCGGCAAACTCGGAACGAGTAACCTGACGGTTCGGTGAGAAGGTGTTATCTCCGTTACCTTGCAGATCTAATCTCGCAGCGATGTTGTTCACATCCGTTTTGCCCCAGTGGGATCTGGCATCTTCAAAATCCTGCGGATTCCAGATGACCGAGTAACTTCCGCTGCTGCGCAAGTCATTAATGAGTGCATAGTAACGACTATCGATCTTCGTGACAACCGTTGGTACATGGAAGATGCTACCGTCCGGGTTAATGATCACGCCTGTGGTAATCCGGTTCGGATCGATACCTTCTGGAAGTGCAATATACTTCGGTGCATAGCCGTTCAACTGGCCAGATCTAACTGTCTGTCCATCTTTCGTAAATGTCAGATCCAGATCAACCGGTGTGACAAGTAGCTCGTATCCTTGGGATGCGGCTCTTGTCTCGGCGCTGTCAATCAAAGCATCCGAGGAACGTGCGATATCAACATGGACATCAATATCATTCAACGCTGCATTACCAAGCTGTCTGGACACACCATTCACGTCCATTTTACCGCCAGGTACCGGATAGATTGCCAGCGGATTGCTAATGTTTAGTTTGGAACCTTGATCCACCAATTGTTTCAATGTTTCGAGGGTTAAACCGTCCACCTTCATATCACCATCATTCGGTGAATGAATGGCAAACTGCTGTCCTGTGCCTTGTGACATGGCAACATTCAGCTTGGCTGGATCAACTTGAACCAACGTTTCTTTGTTGTTAGATGGTTTGGATGTAGCAAATGGTTGATGGCTACCATCCCAAGTTGTTTCCAAATTATCCTTCACGGGTGCCGGAGTAGGCGTTGGTACTGGCGCAGGTGTAGGTGCTGGTGTGCTTCCACTGTTACCGCCCGTATTTTCACCGCCGCCATTGTTGCCTCCACCATTGTTACCATTGTCACTGGATGCTCTAGACACGTTAATTTTATACTCCGTAACATGGCCAAGTGAATCCGTTACTCTAACAACGATCTTATTTCCACCAACTTGGAGCGGTAGATTCTCACTTACAGTACCACTTGAAACCTCGTTCCATTCTCCATCTCCAACAGCTATTTCAATCTTGGCAAGTGGATCAAGTGCCGTTGGCGTTAGCTGAAATTGATATACGCTATTTGGCACAGAGATGGTGTAGGTATCTTTAGCCGGATCAAAGGCCGGAGACAAGCCTCCCACGGAAGGGACCAGTGTTTGCAAGGTAGATGTATCCGTACCAATCACTTTGGTAAGTCCTGTTCTAGCGTTAGTCAGATCTTGAAGTGCCTTATCTACCTGCGCTTGAGTTGCTGTCAGATCATTAAGCACTCGATTTGCTTCATTCATCGCATTATCCAGTGCTGTCCAGCTTGCTGGTGTGTAGGCTGACTCTTCCAGGCTTTCACCTGTAATTTCAGTTACTTTCGCTTGCAAAGCTGATTTATCTACAACGGGTACAGATGTTGTAGGGATTAGGCCCGTTCTTGCATCTGTCAGATCCTGAAGCGCTTTGTCTACCTGCGCTTGGGTCGCTGTCGGATCATTCAACACTCGCTCTGCTTCATTCATCGCATTATCCAGTGCTGTCCAGCTCGCTGGCGTATACGCTGATTCTTCCAGGTTTTCACCTGTAATTTCAGTTACTTTCGCTTGCAAAGCTGATTTATCTACAACGGGCACAGATGTTGTAGGGATTAGGCCCGTTCTTGCATCTGTCAGATCCTGAAGCGCTTTGTCTACCTGCGCTTGGGTCGCTGTCGGATCATTCAACACTCGCTCTGCTTCATTCATCGCATTATCCAGTGCTGTCCAGCTCGCTGGCGTATACGCTGATTCTTCCAGGTTTTCACCTGTAATTTCAGTTACTTTCGCTTGCAAAGCTGATTTATCTACAACGGGCACAGATGTTGTAGGGATTAGGCCCGTTCTTGCATCTGTCAGATCCTGAAGCGCTTTGTCTACCTGCGCTTGGGTCGCTGTCAGATCATTAAGCACTCGATTTGCTTCATTCATCGCATTATCCAGTGCTGTCCAGCTTGCTGGTGTGTAGGCTGACTCTTCCAGGCTTTCACCTGTAATTTCAGTTACTTTCGCTTGCAAAGCTGATTTATCTACAACGGGTACAGATGTTGTAGGGATTAGGCCCGTTCTTGCTTCTGTCAGATCCTGAAGTGCCTTGTCTACCTGCGCTTGAGTTGCTGTCGGATCATTCAACACTCGCTCTGCTTCGTTCATCGCATTATCCAGTGCTGTCCAGCTCGCTGGTGTATACTCCTCTTCGTCCAGCTCGCCTGTTTCGATCTTATCTTTAATATCATCGAATTTGGCTTTCAACTTCGCCTTATCAATAGCAACAACATAATTTTTTGAATTCGACTCTTCTGAATCTGAATAGGCTGGATTGTTCGTCTTCGCTGTTACTGTCACTTTGTAGGTGCCAACTTCTAGCGTTGGTACCAATTGCGACAGGTTAAGCGCCGTTCCGGTTACTTCCTCCGTCCGCTTCGTGCCGTCTCCCAGTTCAATCGTTACTTCATATTTATCTGCATGTGCAACTGCTTCCCATGTCAACTCATCGTCGGTCAGTGTGACGTCCGGTACCGTCAAAGGAGTAGCAGCAGTTGCAATGGTAAAGTACGAGTTCGGACCAAAACTAGAGGTACTCAGGGTTACTTGGCCGTTCTCAATCAAATGTAATGAGTTTGGATTACCAAATTGAGTATTATCGCTGATCACAACATACCGAGGCAACGCCGGGTTACCTCCCGTTTCGTCTACCTGAAGTGTAATCTGTGATTCAGTCCAGTTTGCTTTCTGTACCTTGAAGATACGCTCCATCCCAAGTAGTTTTTTCCCATCTTTCGTAATTGGTGTTTTGAATTCAGTACTTGCTCCATTGTCACCAAACGTAAAGAAAGAAGAATCCTTTAAGAATTCATTTTTATTTGCAGAATTGGTATCCTCAACACTGTTGCCCAATGCAATCGTCAACGTAGATCCCAGTTCCTGCGCTTTGGCTTGTTTCTGCATCAATCCGCTCTGATCATCTCGACCGATGCTTGTAATGCGATGGGTATAGACTGCGTTCTCCTGGGCATCCCAGATAGTTGCCATGTTTGAATCGACATATGAATTGGCTGTCGTCTGATCCAGCGTATAGCCGTATTTGATCGCCAAATATGTGCTGACTTTTTGGCGTTCTGCGTCCGTCAGAGCATGGTCAAATACGATGATTTCTTCAATCGTACCCTGCCAATGTTCAATGCCCGTTGCTGCTGGGATCAGCTTGCCGACTACTGCTCCGCCAGAGTTACCAGTATCCCATAGCTTCACATTATCTTTTCCCCAGTCATTTAGTTGCTGTACCTGCTTCATTTTACTGTACAATCTAGCTATGTTGGGTTCAGTTTCCCCGCCTGTCCAAGTAACAAATTGCTCGTTCGGGAATGTCGTGCCCAAGAATCCTTCAGGGGTGTATAATGTTTGGTTCCTGTCACTGTTAAATGTCGTCAAGCCGCCCCTTGTATTATTCTGAAGCATCCCCATACCCGTATAAGCACCCGGTGTTTGTACTCCCCATGAAATAATATAATTGAGGCCTCCAGTTTTATTGGTTCTACTAACGGTAATGATCGATCTGGGGCTCTTCCCTTGAGGAAGCTTACTTACATCCAGATTCATAAAACTACTCGTGCCGTTATATTCCAATACCGGATTGAAATTGATATTATGATTTTTATCATCCCAATAGGTCGGTTGGTTAGCTTCCGTACTTTGGGTTGCATTGTTTATTTTACTGCCTTGATCTTCCCAAGTACTCACCTTTTGGCCACTGGCAACTCCCATCCCCAGATCTGATCGTAGCCACAGTGCAGAGGCACCAATTCCACCTGGACCAACAGGAGTCTCGTTAGTCGCCTCCGCTTGAACCAAACTCATGGGCAACGTTCCAATCACCAGAATAAAGGAAAGAACCAGCATGGACATTCTTTGCCATGGTTTCTTCCGGATTTCTGCTGTGTACATAATTTCCTCCTACTTAATATGTTATTTTTGGACTGCTTACTGACTCAAAACATCATATCTACCCTCATCTTGCTTATTCTACACATGGCCTCTTACCAAACTCTTACCAAACCTTTCACTAGCAAATACGACAAAAAAAACAACCTCGCAAACGAAGCTGCAAGGCTGTGTATTTCAATCAAATATTCGAATTTTTCCATTGTTGGTACCATAACTCAACTTCCAGGCCAGGACGTATACCTGCCTCTTGTTCTAACGTAGTGACCAACTGATTATATTGAGCGATCACAGGATCTTTATTACCTAATCGATCATAGGTCTTCATTAAGGCCAATCCGACTTCCTCCAATGATGGCTCGAATTGCTGTACCCGGTGATATAGCGTGAGTGCTTCCGTATTCTGTCCCAGCTCGATGTAATATTGTGCGAGTTGCATGGCGTGGTTACGCCAGAGTGCATGCAATCGCTGGCGCTCCAACTCAGCCCAGACATAATCGTCCTCTCCATAATATTTGCCTTCATATTGATCTGAGGTCTGCCGATGTTCAGCTATTGTAGACGAAGATAATAGAGGCAATCGGTTAAGACGGC
Coding sequences:
- a CDS encoding S-layer homology domain-containing protein; this translates as MYTAEIRKKPWQRMSMLVLSFILVIGTLPMSLVQAEATNETPVGPGGIGASALWLRSDLGMGVASGQKVSTWEDQGSKINNATQSTEANQPTYWDDKNHNINFNPVLEYNGTSSFMNLDVSKLPQGKSPRSIITVSRTNKTGGLNYIISWGVQTPGAYTGMGMLQNNTRGGLTTFNSDRNQTLYTPEGFLGTTFPNEQFVTWTGGETEPNIARLYSKMKQVQQLNDWGKDNVKLWDTGNSGGAVVGKLIPAATGIEHWQGTIEEIIVFDHALTDAERQKVSTYLAIKYGYTLDQTTANSYVDSNMATIWDAQENAVYTHRITSIGRDDQSGLMQKQAKAQELGSTLTIALGNSVEDTNSANKNEFLKDSSFFTFGDNGASTEFKTPITKDGKKLLGMERIFKVQKANWTESQITLQVDETGGNPALPRYVVISDNTQFGNPNSLHLIENGQVTLSTSSFGPNSYFTIATAATPLTVPDVTLTDDELTWEAVAHADKYEVTIELGDGTKRTEEVTGTALNLSQLVPTLEVGTYKVTVTAKTNNPAYSDSEESNSKNYVVAIDKAKLKAKFDDIKDKIETGELDEEEYTPASWTALDNAMNEAERVLNDPTATQAQVDKALQDLTEARTGLIPTTSVPVVDKSALQAKVTEITGESLEESAYTPASWTALDNAMNEANRVLNDLTATQAQVDKALQDLTDARTGLIPTTSVPVVDKSALQAKVTEITGENLEESAYTPASWTALDNAMNEAERVLNDPTATQAQVDKALQDLTDARTGLIPTTSVPVVDKSALQAKVTEITGENLEESAYTPASWTALDNAMNEAERVLNDPTATQAQVDKALQDLTDARTGLIPTTSVPVVDKSALQAKVTEITGESLEESAYTPASWTALDNAMNEANRVLNDLTATQAQVDKALQDLTNARTGLTKVIGTDTSTLQTLVPSVGGLSPAFDPAKDTYTISVPNSVYQFQLTPTALDPLAKIEIAVGDGEWNEVSSGTVSENLPLQVGGNKIVVRVTDSLGHVTEYKINVSRASSDNGNNGGGNNGGGENTGGNSGSTPAPTPAPVPTPTPAPVKDNLETTWDGSHQPFATSKPSNNKETLVQVDPAKLNVAMSQGTGQQFAIHSPNDGDMKVDGLTLETLKQLVDQGSKLNISNPLAIYPVPGGKMDVNGVSRQLGNAALNDIDVHVDIARSSDALIDSAETRAASQGYELLVTPVDLDLTFTKDGQTVRSGQLNGYAPKYIALPEGIDPNRITTGVIINPDGSIFHVPTVVTKIDSRYYALINDLRSSGSYSVIWNPQDFEDARSHWGKTDVNNIAARLDLQGNGDNTFSPNRQVTRSEFAEIVVLGLGLMRQDAPQNLFPDVNDSAWFRSAVALANEFGIVRGYDNGNFYGNQEITREQGFAMVARAYRLIEPEAAISPDQMNAELERYSDAADVSNWAKEDVAQLIAAGIIQGNGPEVLSPKTTMTRAEVTALIARMLKVTNLIDQ